From the genome of Sphingopyxis sp. DBS4:
GGATGATCCCATTGAGGCCGACGTCGTTGAAGGTTTCGTTCATTAACTGATTGGCGACAGCTGCCGAGCGCGTCGTGCCGTAGCTTTCGCCACCAAGAAACTTGGGGCTGTTCCAGCGGCCATTTTCATTGAGCCAGCGCCGGATCACTTCGGCGACCGCCTTCGCATCCTGCGTGATGCCGTAATAATTCTTGGGATCGGCTTTGCCGATCAGGTGCGAAAAGCCGGTGCCCGGCGGGTCGATGAAGACGATGTCGGTGACATCGAGCAGCGCGTCGGGATTGTCGACGAGGGGATAGGGCGGCGCGCCGTCGTCGGTGCCATTGCCGGGAATCGCGACGCGCTTGGGGCCAAAGGCCCCCATCATCAGCCACACGGTGCCCGACCCGGGCCCGCCGTTGAACAGGAAGGTCACCGGCCGGTTCGGGTCGCGCGGCTCCCTGATATAGGCGGTGGTGACGATCGCGGCTTCGGCTACGCCGTCCTGATTCTTGAGGATCGTCTCGCCGATCGTCGCGGCGTAATTGATCCGCTGCCCGCCGAAGGTGCCCGACAGCTTGGTGGTGTGGACCTGCGGTTCATAGTCGGCGGGCTTTTCGGCCTTCGCCTTGTCCGCTGCCTTATCGGCCGGCGCATCCTGCGCATGCAGCATGGGAGGCGCAGCGGCGGCGAGCGCCAGCGCGATGATCGACAGACCCGTTTTCATGATTTTCTCCCCGTTGAGAGGAAAACACTAAGCGGGACGGGAAGGGGCGGCAAGGCTGCTGGTCGGCGTGCAATGGCACTTGGTCGAAGCGATCGTCAACGCCCCCACTTGGTCTTGCTCTGCCTCCCGAAGCGCCCTTTGCGCGTGCCTGGCTTGCCCTCGTTGCTGCGGCCCACGCGGGGCGCCACCTGCTCGTCTGCTGGTAACCCGAGTTCGTCCGCTTCCAGCCGCCGGATTTCGTCGCGCAGGCGGCCGGCTTCCTCGAATTCCAGGTCGGCGGCGGCGTCGCGCATCTTCTTTTCGAGGTCGGCGATATAGGCGCGCAGATTGTGGCCGACCATATGGTCGGGCTTGTCGTCGCCGAGGTCGATCGTCACCTGATCCTTTGACGCGACATGCGCGATGATGTCGCCGATGTTGCGCTTGATCGTCGTCGGCGTGATGCCGTGTTCGTCGTTATACGCCTGCTGCTTCTCGCGGCGGCGGTCGGTTTCGCGCATTGCGCGTTCCATGCTGCCGGTGATGCGGTCGGCGTAGAGGATGACGCGCCCATCGACGTTCCGCGCGGCGCGGCCGATCGTCTGGACGAGGCTGGTCTCGCTGCGCAGGAATCCTTCCTTGTCGGCGTCGAGGATCGCGACGAGCCCGCATTCGGGAATGTCGAGCCCCTCGCGCAGCAGGTTGATGCCGACGAGCACGTCGAACACGCCGAGGCGCAGGTCGCGGATGATCTCGATACGCTCCAGCGTCTCGACGTCGCTGTGCATGTAGCGGACCTTGAGGCCGGCTTCGTGGAGGAATTCGGTCAAATCCTCCGCCATCCGCTTGGTCAGCGTCGTAACCAGCGTGCGGTATCCGGCGGCCGCGGTCTTTTTCGCTTCGGCGATCAGGTCGTCGACCTGCTCCTCGACCGGCTTGATCTCGACCGGGGGGTCGATGAGGCCGGTGGGGCGGATCACCTGCTCAGCGAAGACGCCCTGCGTGCGGTCCATCTCCCACGTCCCCGGGGTCGCCGACACGCTGACCGTCTGTGGGCGCATCATGTCCCATTCGGCGAAGCGCAGCGGCCGGTTGTCGATGCAGGAGGGCAGGCGGAAGCCATATTCGGCCAGCGTGATCTTGCGGCGGTGATCGCCCTTCGACATCGCGCCGATCTGCGGGATCGTCTGGTGGCTCTCGTCAACGAAGAGCAGTGCGTTGTCGGGGAGATATTCGAACAGGGTCGGCGGCGGCTCGCCGGGCAGGCGGCCGGTGAGGAAGCGGCTGTAATTCTCGATCCCGGCGCAGCTTCCGGTTGCGGCGATCATTTCGAGGTCGAAATTGGTACGCTGTTCGAGCCGCTGCGCCTCGAGCAGCCGCCCCTCGGCCTCGAGTTCCTTCAGCCGCTCGGCGAGTTCGTGGCGGATCGCTTCGCTTGCCTGCTTGAGCGTCGGGCCGGGGGTCACATAGTGCGAGTTGGCAAAGACGCGGACATAATTCAGGTTGGCGATCTTCTTGCCCGTCAGCGGGTCGAATTCGGTGATTTCCTCGATCTCGTCGCCGAAGAAGCTGACGCGCCACGCCATGTCCTCATAGTGCGACGGGAAAATCTCCAGGCTGTCGCCACGCACGCGGAAATTGCCGCGCGCAAACGCCTGGTCGTTGCGCTTGTACTGAAGCGCGACGAGCTTGCGGATGATCTCGCGGCTGTCGGCGACCTGACCCTTCTTCAAATCGAAGATCATCGCCGAATAGGTTTCGACCGACCCGATGCCATAGAGGCACGACACCGACGCGACGATGATCACGTCGTCGCGTTCGAGCAGCGCGCGCGTTGCCGAATGGCGCATCCGGTCGATCGCCTCGTTCACGCTCGACTCTTTCTCGATGTAGGTGTCGGAGCGCGGCACATAGGCCTCGGGCTGGTAATAGTCGTAATAGCTGACGAAATATTCGACCGCATTGTTCGGAAAGAAGCTCTTGAACTCGCCATAGAGCTGCGCCGCGAGAATCTTGTTCGGGGCAAGGATCAGCGCCGGGCGCTGCAATTCCTCGATGACCTTCGCCATGGTGAAGGTCTTGCCCGATCCGGTGACGCCGAGCAGCACCTGGTCGCGCTCGCCGGCGAGCGCGGTATCGACCAGTTCGCGAATCGCCGCCGGCTGGTCGCCGGCGGGCTGATAATCGCTAACCAGTTCGAATCGCTTGCCGCCTTCGACCTTGTCGGGGCGCGCGGGGCGGTGCGGGACATAGGCCGCGCTGGTGTCGATTTCGTCGAGCGATGTGCGAATCTGGATTGCCATTGACGGCAATATGGTATCGATGGGGCTCAACCACAAATAATATGCTGGGCAACCAATTGGTCGCGTTCGAGTTTCCGATCTGCTCAACAGGAGGATGAATTCCATGAAAAAATTTGTGACGATTGCGGCTCTCGGGGTCGCGCTGGCCGTTTCGGGCTGCGGCAAGAGCGAAAATAATGCCGGCGGCACCGTCAAGCGCGAAGCCGGAAACTGGAAGACCGACGTCAAGCTGGTGAAATTCGAAGTCCCCGGCATGCCGGCCGAAATGAAGGACGGCATGGCGAAGATGATGGAAGGCGCCAGCGGCATGGACCAGTGCTTCACGCAGGAGCAGGTCGACAAGGAGGATATTGCCTCCGAACTCGCCAAGGGTCCCGGCAACGGCGGCGAGTGCAAATGGTCGAAGAAGGATGTCAGCGGCGGCAAGATCGACGTCGCGGGCACCTGCACCGCCAACGGCCAGACGGTCGATATGGCGATGAACGGCACGATGGAAGCGAAGAAGACCGACGTGACGATCACGACCAAGGGCAAGGTGCCGAACGGGCAGGGTGATATGGAAATGGTGCTCCAGATGACGAGCACGCACACCGGCCCGTGCAAGGACGGCGCGGCGACGACCAAGAGCTGAGCGCTCGCGTCGCTGACGAAAAGCCGAAGGGCGCCGATGCAAATCGGCGCCCTTTTTCTTTGGGAGGCATCGGGGAGGGATGGACTTGCCGGAAGGGATGCAGGTGGGGCTGCTCCCCTTCCGGCGAAGTCTCTGTTCAATGGAACCGCGAGACGTTTCGAAAGGCGCCAGGGACCAGCTCGCACCCTTCGGTCTTGCGACCCCATTTGTTCGGGTCGGGCACGAGGCCCGATCCGAACCACGACCGCCAAGGGCGTGCCGCGACCCTTGAACGATCTCATGCACCGGGGCAGGAGGACAGTTACAATGGGTCACGTCGCGGCGTGTAGCCGGATGGTAAGGTTTTCTTTACCATTGCGCCCCAATTTCCGGGCCATTTGGAGCAACGCCGTGATTTTGTTATAAGGCCGGGGTCGCCTGTTACCGTTACATCATTGGGAAATCGGTGGCCGTCCCCGTCGAATGGCGTATCTACCGCGCGCCACGCAAAGGGCATTTGAGGGTTGCATGGACCGCACGACAACGAACCAGCTTCCGGGACGCGATGATGACGACCGGATTATCGCGGCCGAACATGAGCGGCTCCGCGCGTCGCCGCTGTTCACGCGGTCGCCGGTTCTGTCGCGCTTGCTCCAGTTTCTGGTCGAGCATCGTCTGAACGGCGGGCGGAGCGCGCCCAAGGCCTATGCCATTGCGACCGAGGCGCTGGGTCGCAACGCCGATTTCGACCCCGCCGTCGACAGCTATCCGCGTGTCATGGTGGGACGGCTTCGGACGCTGCTCGATCGCTATTATGCCGAAACCGCATGGGTCCATCGCCTGCGCGTGCCGCAGGGAAGTTATGAGATCGTGGTTCAGCGCCGCGCCTCACCTCCGGTGCGGCCCGCGGCCGGGGATGACGGCGTATCGTCGGTTGACGGGTCTGACGAGGCCCTGCCGCCATCGCGCCCCGACGACCGCACCGTGTCGGCGCGTCGTTCGCGGGGATTTCGTTGGCTCTGGATCGTTCCGCTCGTCGCGTTCGCACTGGCGGCGGGATGGTGGGCCTCTGCCAATTGGGGGCGCTTGACGCATTCCGCCGCGCGGCCGGTGCCGCTGCTCGAGATTGCGATGCCTCAATCGGGCGACACGCCGGTATCGCGCGCGCTGGCCCGCGCGCTCGAAAGCCGGCTTCGCGACGGGCTGCGCCGCTTCGACCTGGTCGATCTCAGAAGCGCCGCGCCCGCCGGCGCGGCATCGTCGGCGCGCGCCGATTACCGGCTGGACGCATCGATCGTTCGTACGATCGATGGACCCGCCGACGTCACGCTGGTGCTCAATCGCCTGGTCGATCAGCGCACCATCTGGTCGCAGCAATTCCACCTGGCCAAGGCTGAAATGCCCGAATTCGCCGCGATCGATCCCGCGATCGCCCAGGTCGCAGGCGATTATGGCATCATCGTGCGCGATCAGGTTCAGCGGAACCCCGACGATTTCGCCCCCGGCTATCCCTGCCTCGCGCAATTCAACCGGATTCGGCAGATGCGCAACCCGCAGGGGGTGCGGCAGATCGACGCCTGCCTGCGCGCGACGCTGGACCGCAAGCCGAACGACCCGGTCGCGCTGAATGCGCTGTCGCTGCTTCGTTTCGGCGACTGGCAGGCGCGCCGCAACACGCCCGATGGGGCCAAGGCCTTCGCCGAGGCGCGGTCGCTGGCGCTGCGCGCCTATGAAAATGGCGCGGGCACGGCGGCGGGCCTATTCGCGATGGCGCGTGCGAATTTTTACGGGCGCAATTGCGCGGGCGGGCTGGCGATGGGCGACGGCGCTCTGCGGCTCAACCCCTATGATGCCGATCTGGCCGGGTTCATGGGGCTGTTCAAGCTGGCGTGCGGCCATGGCGCGGAGGGAGAGCAACTGTTGCAGCGCTCGCTCGACCTCGATTCCTCCTATCCGGGCGTGCCGGCGGTGACGCTGGCGTTCGTCCGGTCGCAGGCGGGCGATCAGGAGGGGGCGATGGCCATTCTCGATCGCGTCCCGTCGCCCAGCAAGATGGAGCCGCAATATCTGCTCATCCGGTCGATCGTGCTCGCGCGTCAGGGACATTTGCCAGAAGCGCGCGCGGGCTGGCAGCGGCTGCTCGCCTTTACGAAACAGCCCGCGAACGCGGCGCCCGAAGTGGTGCTGGGGCAGTTCATGATCACGCCCGCCGTGATCGAGCGGGCGTCGGCGGCGGTGCGCGAATCGGGCATCGTTGCGCCGGCGGCGGCGCGCTGACGCCGGACGCGACGGCCGGTTGCGCAAAGACTTGCGGGCGGCCCTTGCCCTTCCTATTTTCGACGCGGGCACCGGAAGACGGGAAGGGGGAAACTGGCCGGGAGCGATGAGCGAACGCCGGTCGGACCGAAACCTTTCGCCTCACTGCTAGGCGCCAGCCCTCTTGCCAGCCCAGCCGCTGGGCACTAGGGCAAATTCCAACATTCACGACATAGTCAGAAAAAAGGAACTGTGCATGAGCGATTCGGCCGAAAAGGTTAAGAAGATCGTCGTCGAACATCTGGGCGTCGAAGCCGACAAGGTTACCGAAGAGGCGAGCTTCATCGACGACCTGGGCGCCGACAGCCTCGACATCGTTGAACTGGTGATGGCGTTCGAGGAAGAATTCGGTGTCGAAATCCCTGACGACGCGGCGGAAAAGATCGCCACCGTCAAGGACGCGATCGACTATATCGAAGCGAACAAGGGCTAAGGCGAGCCTGTCCGGCATAGCCGGATATGGGCGCTCAAGCCGCCCGCATATTTCCGGCTTCCCGGCCCCGAGCGTTCGCGCGCAGTGGCTGGGAAGCCTTTTTTATGGATGTGCGTCCACGAATTTGATGCGGCGGCCTGCGGGGGCAGGGGCCGACGAAAGGAATGTCTATGCGCCGGATTGTGGTGACGGGATTGGGTTTGGTGACGCCGCTGGGCGCCGACGTGGAAACCACCTGGAAAAATCTGATCGCCGGCAAATCGGGCGCGGGGCAGATCACGCGTTTCGATGCGTCGGATCAGAAATGCACGATCGCATGCGAGGTAAAGCCCGCCGACCATGAATATGGCTTCGACCCCGGCAAGCGTGTCGATCATAAGGTCCAGCGCCAGGTCGATCCCTTCATCGTCTATGGCATCGACGCCGCGGGCCAGGCGCTCGAAGACGCCGGCCTCACCGAGATGGACGAGGAAACCAAGCTGCGCGCGGGCTGCTCGATCGGTTCGGGAATCGGCGGCCTGCCGGGAATCGAGAGCGAAAGCCTGCTGCTCGCTGAAAAGGGGCCGGGCCGCGTTTCGCCTCACTTCGTCCACGGCCGCCTGATCAACCTGATCTCGGGCCAGGTCAGCATCAAATACGGGCTGATGGGGCCGAATCACGCCGTCGTCACCGCCTGCTCGACCGGCGCCCATTCGATCGGCGATGCCGCGCGGATGATCCGCGACGGCGACGCCGATATCATGCTTGCGGGCGGCGCCGAATCGACGATCTGCCCGATCGGCATCGCCGGCTTCGCGCAGGCGCGCGCGCTGAACATGAGCAGCAATGACGCGCCCGAAAAGGCGAGCCGCCCTTATGACAAGGACCGCGACGGCTTTGTGATGGGCGAGGGCGCGGGCGTCGTGGTGCTCGAGGAATATGAGCATGCCAAGGCGCGCGGCGCGAAAATCTATGCCGAGGTCGTCGGTTACGGTCTTTCGGGGGACGCCAATCACGTCACCGCGCCGCACCCCGACGGCTTCGGTGCCTATCGTTCGATGGAGATGGCGCTGAAAAAGGCGGGCATGACCCCCGCCGACATCGACTATATCAACGCCCACGGCACGTCGACGATGGCCGACACGATCGAGCTCGGTGCGGTCAAGCGCCTGTTCGGCGATGCGATCGGCGACGTGTCGATGAGCTCGACCAAGTCGGCGATCGGCCATCTGCTCGGCGGCGCCGGCGCGGTCGAGACGATCTTCTGCATCCTTGCGATCCGCGACCAGATCGTCCCGCCGACGCTCAACCTCGACAATCCCGACGAGGGCACCGAGGGCGTCGACCTCGTCCCGCACACGGCGAAGAAGCGCAAGGTTCGCGCCGCGCTCAACAACAGTTTCGGCTTCGGCGGCACCAACGCCAGCCTGATCGTCAAGGCGGTAGACTGATAACGTCGTCATTGCGACCCCGGATCAAGTCCGGGGTCGCAATGACGAGCTGCAAATCCCTCTTTCCTACATGGCGCGGCCATGCTCTATCACCGTGTCGTCGGGCATCGGCCTAAAGCGACAAAGGAGACAATCCGGACCTGTGCATCCGTATCCTTTGTCTCCTTAGGAGACCAACGGGGAGAAGTGCGTGCATCCGTTCCGCTGGCTGACGACGGCGATTTTGGCCTTGCTGCTCGCCGCCTGTTCGGGCGGCGCGCCGCGCGATGCCGAGGTCGTCATCCCGCCCGGTGCGAGCATCGCCAAGGCAGGGGATATCCTCGAAAAGGCGGGCGCGGTGTCGGCGTCGAGCTTTCGCAACCACGCGCGCCTCTTCGGCGGCGGCGATCCGATCAAGCCCGGCGAGTATAAGATCGAAAAGGGAATGGATGCGGGAGACATCCTGCGCCTTCTCCAGTCGGGCAAGACCATCCAGCGCCTGATCATGATCCCGCAGGGCATGCCCTCGATCATGGTCCGCGACCGGCTGATGGCGGAGCCGCGTCTGAAAGGCGACATACCGGTGCCCGCCGAAGGGAGCATCCTTCCCGACTCCTATGCCTTCACCACCGGCGAGAGCCGCGCCGCGGTCGTGGCGCGGATGCAGGCGGCGATGGACAGGGCGTTCGCCGAACTCTGGGCGAAACGCAGCCCGCGCACCGCAGCGAAGGATCGCAATGAGGCGATGACCCTCGCCTCGATCGTCGAGAAGGAAACCTCGGTTCCGGCCGAGCGCCGCACCGTCGCGGGCGTTTATACCAACCGCCTCGCGGTCGGTATGAAGCTGCAGGCCGACCCCACCATCATCTATCCGATCACCAGGGGCAAACCGCTCGGTCGCCGCATCCTGCGCTCCGAAATCCTCGCGGTGAACGATTACAACACCTACAGCATGATCGGCCTGCCCAAGGGGCCGATCGCCAACCCCGGTAAGGCGTCGATCGCCGCGGTGCTCGACCCAGAACCGAACGACTATCTCTATTTCGTCGCCAAAGGCGACGGCGGCCACGTCTTCGCGCGCACGCTGGCCGAGCATAATGCGAACGTCCAGAAATGGTATCAACTGCGCCGCGAGCGCGGAGAGATGTAGGACAAGCGGCCGACGGTTGCCGCGAGGAGGGGAGACGCGATGCGTCGCTTTTTGGGGCTTTCCGCCGGGATATTCTGGCTTGCGGCCTGCATGAACGGCGGCGGCGCGGCTGACCGGCCCGCCGCCGATGTCCGCATCGAAACGGGGCCGCGGCTCGGCGCTCCGCGTGCAACGCATCAGCTTGTCGCGACCGGTGACGGAACATTGCTGGCGATCGGCGGGTGCGTGCGCGTGAATTGCGAGGCGGGGCCGGACAGCGCGACGGTCGATATCATCGATGGCGCGGCCATGCGCCTCTCGCGCCACGGGCAGTTGCTCGCCGAACGGATCCAGCCGTCGGCGGCGGCCTTGCCCGATGGGCGCGTGCTCATCCTCGGCGGCTGGGTCGACGGACGGGTGTCGGCGACGACCGAAATTTTCGATCCGAAGACCGGAACATCGATCGCGGGCCCGGTGATGGCGGCGCCGCGAAATGCGCCCACCGTCGCCAGGTTGGCCGATGGCCGCATCCTGGTGGCGGGCGGCTATGACGGGCGCGACGTGCGCGCCGACGCCGAAATCTTCGATCCCGCGACGGGGCACCTGCTGGCAACGGGCATGCTGCGGACCGCGCGCAGCGGCGCGACGGGCACCTTGCTCGCCGATGGCCGCATCCTCGTCGCGGGCGGCGGACGCCCCGACCGCGAACCGCGCCGGGCGCTGGCGAGCGCCGAACTGTTCGATCCGGTCGAGGGACGCTTCCAGCCCGCCGGCGCGCTGGCGACCGCGCGCTACAAACATGGCGCGGTTCGTCTGGCCAATGGCGACGTGCTGGTCGTCGGCGGGTCGGACGAACGCGATTATGGAGGAAAGCTCCGCTCGGTCGAACGGTTCGACGTCGCTGCCGGCCGTTTCGTGCCGGCGGGGCAGCTTGCCGATCCGCGCTTCAAGATCGCCGATGGCTTGCTGCTGCTGCCCGGCAACCGCGTGCTCGTCGCCGCGGGCGATGCCGCGCCCGAAATCTTCGATCTCGCGAGCGGCCGCGGAACGCGGCTCGATTATGACCTTGGCGGCCAGTGGAACTATATGACGCTGGCGCGCGCGGGGGCGAGCAGTGCGCTGCTCGCGGGCGGCTATCGCGAGGGGCGGATCGAGCCGACCGACCGCAGCTGGATCATCCATTTACCGAAAGGGGCAAGCTGATGGCCGCAAAGCTTTTTCTTCACGGCGTACCCGACAGCCCGGCGATCTGGCGCCCGCTGCTTGACCGACTCGATCTCGGCGACACGCCCGTCGCTGTCCCTGCATTGCCCGGCTTTACCGGGCCATTGCCCGCAGGTTTTGCCGCGACCAAGGAGGCTTACGCCGACTGGGCGGTGGGCGAGGCGGAGGCATTGTGCGCGCAGCACGGCCCGATCGATATCGTCGGCCACGACTGGGGCGCGCTGATCGCGCAGCGCGTGGCGATGCTGCGTCCCGACCTGATCCGAAGCTGGGCGGTTTCGAATGCCGTGATCGATCCCGACTATCGCGGGCACCGGATCGCGCGAATCTGGAACACGCCGATCCTCGGTGAAATCTTCATGGCGTTGAGC
Proteins encoded in this window:
- the uvrB gene encoding excinuclease ABC subunit UvrB — translated: MAIQIRTSLDEIDTSAAYVPHRPARPDKVEGGKRFELVSDYQPAGDQPAAIRELVDTALAGERDQVLLGVTGSGKTFTMAKVIEELQRPALILAPNKILAAQLYGEFKSFFPNNAVEYFVSYYDYYQPEAYVPRSDTYIEKESSVNEAIDRMRHSATRALLERDDVIIVASVSCLYGIGSVETYSAMIFDLKKGQVADSREIIRKLVALQYKRNDQAFARGNFRVRGDSLEIFPSHYEDMAWRVSFFGDEIEEITEFDPLTGKKIANLNYVRVFANSHYVTPGPTLKQASEAIRHELAERLKELEAEGRLLEAQRLEQRTNFDLEMIAATGSCAGIENYSRFLTGRLPGEPPPTLFEYLPDNALLFVDESHQTIPQIGAMSKGDHRRKITLAEYGFRLPSCIDNRPLRFAEWDMMRPQTVSVSATPGTWEMDRTQGVFAEQVIRPTGLIDPPVEIKPVEEQVDDLIAEAKKTAAAGYRTLVTTLTKRMAEDLTEFLHEAGLKVRYMHSDVETLERIEIIRDLRLGVFDVLVGINLLREGLDIPECGLVAILDADKEGFLRSETSLVQTIGRAARNVDGRVILYADRITGSMERAMRETDRRREKQQAYNDEHGITPTTIKRNIGDIIAHVASKDQVTIDLGDDKPDHMVGHNLRAYIADLEKKMRDAAADLEFEEAGRLRDEIRRLEADELGLPADEQVAPRVGRSNEGKPGTRKGRFGRQSKTKWGR
- a CDS encoding DUF3617 domain-containing protein, which produces MKKFVTIAALGVALAVSGCGKSENNAGGTVKREAGNWKTDVKLVKFEVPGMPAEMKDGMAKMMEGASGMDQCFTQEQVDKEDIASELAKGPGNGGECKWSKKDVSGGKIDVAGTCTANGQTVDMAMNGTMEAKKTDVTITTKGKVPNGQGDMEMVLQMTSTHTGPCKDGAATTKS
- a CDS encoding M48 family metallopeptidase, translating into MDRTTTNQLPGRDDDDRIIAAEHERLRASPLFTRSPVLSRLLQFLVEHRLNGGRSAPKAYAIATEALGRNADFDPAVDSYPRVMVGRLRTLLDRYYAETAWVHRLRVPQGSYEIVVQRRASPPVRPAAGDDGVSSVDGSDEALPPSRPDDRTVSARRSRGFRWLWIVPLVAFALAAGWWASANWGRLTHSAARPVPLLEIAMPQSGDTPVSRALARALESRLRDGLRRFDLVDLRSAAPAGAASSARADYRLDASIVRTIDGPADVTLVLNRLVDQRTIWSQQFHLAKAEMPEFAAIDPAIAQVAGDYGIIVRDQVQRNPDDFAPGYPCLAQFNRIRQMRNPQGVRQIDACLRATLDRKPNDPVALNALSLLRFGDWQARRNTPDGAKAFAEARSLALRAYENGAGTAAGLFAMARANFYGRNCAGGLAMGDGALRLNPYDADLAGFMGLFKLACGHGAEGEQLLQRSLDLDSSYPGVPAVTLAFVRSQAGDQEGAMAILDRVPSPSKMEPQYLLIRSIVLARQGHLPEARAGWQRLLAFTKQPANAAPEVVLGQFMITPAVIERASAAVRESGIVAPAAAR
- a CDS encoding acyl carrier protein; its protein translation is MSDSAEKVKKIVVEHLGVEADKVTEEASFIDDLGADSLDIVELVMAFEEEFGVEIPDDAAEKIATVKDAIDYIEANKG
- the fabF gene encoding beta-ketoacyl-ACP synthase II, encoding MRRIVVTGLGLVTPLGADVETTWKNLIAGKSGAGQITRFDASDQKCTIACEVKPADHEYGFDPGKRVDHKVQRQVDPFIVYGIDAAGQALEDAGLTEMDEETKLRAGCSIGSGIGGLPGIESESLLLAEKGPGRVSPHFVHGRLINLISGQVSIKYGLMGPNHAVVTACSTGAHSIGDAARMIRDGDADIMLAGGAESTICPIGIAGFAQARALNMSSNDAPEKASRPYDKDRDGFVMGEGAGVVVLEEYEHAKARGAKIYAEVVGYGLSGDANHVTAPHPDGFGAYRSMEMALKKAGMTPADIDYINAHGTSTMADTIELGAVKRLFGDAIGDVSMSSTKSAIGHLLGGAGAVETIFCILAIRDQIVPPTLNLDNPDEGTEGVDLVPHTAKKRKVRAALNNSFGFGGTNASLIVKAVD
- the mltG gene encoding endolytic transglycosylase MltG codes for the protein MHPFRWLTTAILALLLAACSGGAPRDAEVVIPPGASIAKAGDILEKAGAVSASSFRNHARLFGGGDPIKPGEYKIEKGMDAGDILRLLQSGKTIQRLIMIPQGMPSIMVRDRLMAEPRLKGDIPVPAEGSILPDSYAFTTGESRAAVVARMQAAMDRAFAELWAKRSPRTAAKDRNEAMTLASIVEKETSVPAERRTVAGVYTNRLAVGMKLQADPTIIYPITRGKPLGRRILRSEILAVNDYNTYSMIGLPKGPIANPGKASIAAVLDPEPNDYLYFVAKGDGGHVFARTLAEHNANVQKWYQLRRERGEM
- a CDS encoding alpha/beta fold hydrolase, translated to MAAKLFLHGVPDSPAIWRPLLDRLDLGDTPVAVPALPGFTGPLPAGFAATKEAYADWAVGEAEALCAQHGPIDIVGHDWGALIAQRVAMLRPDLIRSWAVSNAVIDPDYRGHRIARIWNTPILGEIFMALSAPAKLAQGLATQGMPADIAAEEAAQWANKDKRRAILKLYRSAKGLSFEHDWARDIDKLPANGALIWGAGDPYVELSVAERFAASTGVPLTVIEGAGHWAIAECPAEVATALRTFWSRL